The sequence below is a genomic window from Acropora palmata chromosome 5, jaAcrPala1.3, whole genome shotgun sequence.
CACTGTTTATTCTTCGTCGCAGCTGCCATCAGTGAGAGTTCCCTTGATCtgacagtttttcttgttCCACAAATCCCGACAAATTGTGTGGGCAATCAACTGAACGAGGAACAGCACTAGGGCGTGCAAGGCAAAAGCTATTGCTACAAACTCTACATTACTATGAGTGTTTTTCCAAGGATTGGAACCGTAAAGGACAAACGCAATTTGAAAAAACCAAGTGCCTTGCAAGCTGAGTAAATAAATTTTTACTAAGCTTAATAGGGGAAGAACTTGATCGCAGAATGTGGCCAGGGTGAAAATGACGGCAGTGATAAAGATGATCACGTAAAGAATACTGTGTAAGCGTGCGTTGAGCTCATCACGACCGTGTAGATggatagaaaacaaaaatccttcCATCCAGAAGGCAAAGGCCATCGCCAAATAGTCGATTCTTGGAGGAAGAGGCAATATATCGTACCATATCACAAGTTCCACAATACCTGTCAGACCAAAGAAACAATACATCATTGCGTGTTGGTAATTGGGCAGGTTCGCGGATAAGAAGCCTCCATTCTCGTCAAACAGAGTAGCTGACTGGGCAAATGGAAGTTCCACCAAAACTCCACCCAGTGCTAAAATGACTTTAACCAAAGGTTCCATGGGAATTCTAGAAAGCTTGTCACCATGACATGAATACCATAAAGGTAAATAGGGATTCATCTTCGTTCcatcttttctttgctttgaacTGGTCCTTCGTTCGATAATTATTCTTCCATTTCTGCGGCCTTTCTGAAAAATTTCTGCAACGAACCACCACACCGAGAAAAGCATAAAAACTGTACCCGGTATAACGTGCCCTCTAAACCCTCCCATGCCGTGAAGCTCTTGGATCTAGTGACTGTACTTGGGACGCCAAATACCAACAATTGCATTCCCAGCCGTTGTGAGTGAATGAATCGAGATTTTCggatttttgatattttaggCATTACACATTGGACTCAATTTGAGATTGGCAACATAGCAGAGGACGCACACCTTCACCGTGGAAACGCCACAAGACCATTATTCAAACTAACTCACACATTGTATCGCTCGCGGTTTCAAAGTCCTTTCCAGGAAAATCGAAGCGAACCTTTGACTACTTTTTGAACAGGCTGTCGCTactctgttttcttttctttctttttttttcaaatacttTTTAATTTAGTTAGTCGTCAAGAGAATTAGCATTATTGATAATAACCTAACTTTGAGTGCTTACCCtacaaattgatttgggaTTTCCATTTAAATGAAGTCTTCGTCGTGTTTGTAAAGCTAACCAAACATGATTTACAATTCACAAGTAATGTTCAGCATGTGACTTTGTAAATACATCTTTCCAGCGATAATTCTTTAAAAACTGAAAGCAATACTTTCCTATGCGTATGAAGAAACTTTCTCATAAGCTATCTTTGCTTAATTAAAGGAGAACTTTTTTTGTCACAAGGTCGAAGTTCCATTGAATTGAAATACTAATTTTACGAAAAATTGATCATACagctttgtttattttgtgcCGATAGTTAAGAGGAATCGAACTGAGATGATTATGTAACagccaagttttttttctcactttgTAGTGAGAATAATTTCTTACGTTTCAAGGTCTTGTTTTTATATATCTGGGGTCTTGCTTGCAGAGAAACTAATTCTTTACTTTTTATTGCAAATATTTCCGGCTCATTATCAGAGGCATAAGTCTCAAAATAGATTTCtaaagagaaaattatttgaaCGTTTCTGTTCAATTTGTGATTAGCATTGTTTCTTCTTTGTAAACTATGAAGATTAAAAGAGTTCGCTAACGAGACTGTGCTACTTAAACAATTATCCCCCTCAATTATCCCCCTGAGGGTcagtgaagagcggtggatataaaCCTCGACGCTTTGCCTCTCGGtctatatccaccactattcacctccccttcgggggatagttgtatagtgtcgccatttatgaaagcgGTCTATAGCATATGTAATCTTTGTTTGCTTCACTGAATGGGAGGCGAAAACTGGAATAACCCGGTAATATTAAAGTAAAAAGCTCATGAACTCAAATTGCtagcctgcagtgcaggcgGTTTTGGTGGTCTATCGAGTGTTTTGCCGCTATTTTGGATTCGCTGCAGACTGGGAGTACTGGGGCGAGAATGACAGAATGTCAGAGGGGTTGGGGGCggggaaggaaaaataaatttttctttcccctccccctcccccttcctcaatttttctttctctctcccACCCTTGGTAAACTTTTTACTTTGCCCCAACTCTCCactgtttttctatttcaagatggcggcctgAACATCCGATGGAAATATATATCCACTCGCCCCGCCAAAATCCGCCTGCACTGCTGGCTATCACATTGCCATCCGGGTCCTGAATAAAAGTCGGCCGGAAAACTATGTTTCAAGGCAAGTGTTGTCACTGCCAGCCTATTTCTTATAATATCGACACAATCAGGATTACAGTCTGAGCTCGGATTACCAATTTAAAAAGCCTCTAACGccccacatttttttttcacataaatTAACTTTCGCCACTGCCCTGATGACTTTGGCGAAAGAGTTTTTGGCCCTGGATTTTTCCTTCGGAAGTTTTACCTTTTCAAAGTATGGAAGTTGGGTGCTTTTTTGCGGCAGGTACAAAATACAGGTCCCAGGTAATTGTTTTActaatacagaaagtatcctaaacatttgTAAAAACTAACAATAGGCCTTATTGGGCCCGAACagaagtttttaggcctaagggtagcttttatgaatgtttaggatactttctgtatttgtaaaacaatgacctgtgacctgtgacctgtgttttgtacctgccggCTTTTTTGGTTCATGGACCACAATCAGCTGCTGGCACGTCACTCGCTCTATTTAGCGCTATAAATGAACGGCAATTCGTTCTCAGTCCTCTTAAAACTTGAATTAAGTCGGCTCTttcttgttagtaagatgtttatataataagcaaaaatgcaaaataatgcATGGTTGCTCGgcgatatggaatttctcttctcatgttcaactcgatatctcactcgttcgctgcgctcactcgcgagatattgagttgaacactcgaaaaaaaacttcatatctCCGCGcgaccatgtattattctccccatatatagaggatattacatgacCGCACGGGGATACGAATTTTACCTGCGAGTGCTGAAACTATCTCTCaagagtgagcgcagcgagcGAGTAAGATGCTTTCAGCACGATAAGATAAAATTTGCATCCCCAAGTGTAAAGGCctttgctagccaatcagaatcgtgcatcgtttacattcaaatagctTCGACATCACATTCTTATCTTCACGAGGTGTTCTCAAATTTTCTCAGTGAGCTTCAAGTATTTCAGTCAATAAATCA
It includes:
- the LOC141882081 gene encoding transmembrane protein 45B-like, which produces MGGFRGHVIPGTVFMLFSVWWFVAEIFQKGRRNGRIIIERRTSSKQRKDGTKMNPYLPLWYSCHGDKLSRIPMEPLVKVILALGGVLVELPFAQSATLFDENGGFLSANLPNYQHAMMYCFFGLTGIVELVIWYDILPLPPRIDYLAMAFAFWMEGFLFSIHLHGRDELNARLHSILYVIIFITAVIFTLATFCDQVLPLLSLVKIYLLSLQGTWFFQIAFVLYGSNPWKNTHSNVEFVAIAFALHALVLFLVQLIAHTICRDLWNKKNCQIKGTLTDGSCDEE